From Pirellulales bacterium, a single genomic window includes:
- the carA gene encoding glutamine-hydrolyzing carbamoyl-phosphate synthase small subunit, whose translation MTQPAKLALEDGTVYTGTQFGAIGEVAGEVCFNTSMTGYQEILTDPSYRGQIVTMTYPEIGNYGINTEDLESEKPHLAGFVVRQNSRRVSNYRATGSLHEYLRHWNIPGLAEIDTRALVRRIRSAGALRGVLSSVDMDDASLIAKARQSAGLVGRDLVKEVMPTAAKSWDEKLHPLMTSPMTNAIVENWLGEGTSSHEGSGGTGSRDPATPPRHVVAVDYGMKWNIPRHLAEQGFRVTVVPGTSTAAEILAHQPDGVFLSNGPGDPEPLAYAAGTIRDLLGKTPIFGICLGHQLLSLACGAKTFKLKFGHRGANQPVLNHATQRVEITSQNHGFAVDPATLPAELAVTHTNLNDGTIEGVRHTRYPAFSVQYHPEASAGPHDSQYLFGEFRRLMDEQK comes from the coding sequence ATGACACAACCCGCAAAACTTGCCCTCGAAGACGGGACCGTTTACACCGGCACGCAATTTGGCGCTATCGGTGAAGTGGCAGGAGAAGTCTGCTTCAACACCAGCATGACCGGCTACCAAGAGATCTTGACCGATCCCAGCTACCGCGGGCAGATCGTCACGATGACCTATCCCGAGATCGGCAATTACGGCATCAACACCGAAGATCTAGAAAGCGAAAAACCACATCTGGCGGGTTTTGTTGTTCGCCAAAATAGCCGCCGGGTTAGCAATTATCGCGCGACGGGCAGTTTGCACGAATACTTGCGACACTGGAATATCCCCGGACTGGCGGAGATCGACACCCGGGCCTTGGTCCGGCGAATCCGCTCGGCGGGGGCGTTGCGGGGGGTATTGTCTAGCGTGGACATGGACGATGCCAGCCTTATTGCCAAGGCGCGGCAGTCAGCGGGGCTGGTGGGGCGGGATTTGGTCAAAGAGGTCATGCCCACCGCGGCCAAGTCCTGGGACGAAAAGCTGCATCCGTTAATGACGTCCCCCATGACCAACGCGATCGTGGAGAATTGGTTGGGTGAGGGAACAAGTTCTCACGAAGGGTCGGGGGGAACGGGTTCAAGAGATCCCGCGACTCCCCCGCGGCATGTGGTCGCCGTGGATTACGGCATGAAGTGGAATATCCCTCGGCATTTGGCGGAGCAGGGCTTTCGCGTCACGGTTGTGCCGGGGACCAGCACCGCCGCCGAGATTCTGGCGCATCAGCCGGATGGGGTCTTTTTGTCAAATGGACCCGGCGACCCCGAACCGCTGGCCTACGCGGCGGGTACCATTCGCGATCTCCTGGGAAAAACCCCGATTTTTGGCATTTGCCTGGGCCATCAATTGCTCAGTTTGGCCTGCGGGGCCAAAACTTTTAAATTAAAATTCGGGCATCGGGGAGCAAATCAACCGGTGCTTAATCATGCCACCCAACGCGTGGAGATCACGTCGCAAAATCATGGGTTTGCCGTAGACCCCGCGACCTTGCCAGCGGAATTGGCGGTGACGCACACCAATTTGAACGACGGCACGATCGAAGGTGTCCGACACACGCGTTATCCCGCCTTTAGCGTCCAATACCACCCCGAAGCGTCCGCTGGCCCGCATGACAGCCAGTATCTATTTGGAGAGTTTCGCCGGTTGATGGACGAACAAAAGTAG
- a CDS encoding class I SAM-dependent methyltransferase codes for MNSAQFQLHANIEQSHWWFTARRRIVGRLVDELLGQGEAGDGSWETGGKAGNRGEAGDGRREAGGKAGNRGEAGDGRRETGGKAGVRGQGLGGRHVDDATCNHLRSSGLQISNCKLSKPLIVDVGCGTGANLAALANRYHCVGIDSSAEAIALAQARFPGVEFVRGFAPDDLGETARRADLVMLNDVLEHVRDDFLLLSRILAELQPGGFVLITVPADLALWSRHDESFGHFRRYTTPRLEQLWADLPVKTRLLTHFNTRLYPVIRTIRQVNRWRGRSAGAAGTDFAVPFGPVNQALEHIFAGESAVLLSALRGRRRGYARGASLLAVLERLPGEIQARGKPVSLERDYYDPERNVYVN; via the coding sequence ATGAATTCCGCCCAGTTCCAGTTGCATGCCAATATCGAACAATCCCATTGGTGGTTTACCGCCCGGCGGCGAATTGTGGGTCGGTTGGTTGATGAACTGCTGGGACAGGGAGAGGCGGGAGACGGGAGCTGGGAGACGGGAGGAAAGGCAGGGAACAGGGGAGAGGCGGGAGATGGGAGGCGGGAGGCGGGAGGAAAGGCAGGGAACAGAGGAGAGGCGGGAGACGGGAGGCGGGAGACGGGAGGAAAGGCAGGGGTAAGAGGACAGGGGCTAGGGGGCAGGCATGTGGATGACGCGACCTGCAACCATCTCAGATCTTCTGGCCTGCAAATTTCAAACTGCAAACTTTCAAAGCCACTCATCGTGGATGTCGGTTGCGGCACGGGGGCCAATCTGGCCGCGCTGGCCAACCGGTATCATTGCGTGGGGATCGATTCGAGCGCCGAGGCTATCGCACTCGCCCAGGCCAGATTTCCGGGCGTGGAATTTGTGCGAGGGTTTGCCCCCGATGACCTAGGCGAGACCGCGCGAAGGGCAGATCTGGTCATGCTTAATGATGTGCTAGAGCATGTCCGGGACGACTTTTTGCTGCTTTCACGCATTCTGGCGGAATTGCAGCCGGGGGGGTTCGTACTGATCACCGTCCCCGCGGATTTGGCGCTGTGGAGTCGTCACGATGAAAGCTTTGGCCATTTTAGACGCTACACCACCCCCCGATTAGAACAGCTATGGGCGGACCTGCCGGTCAAAACGCGGCTGCTGACCCACTTTAACACGCGCCTGTATCCCGTCATTCGGACCATTCGGCAGGTCAATCGTTGGCGTGGTCGGTCGGCGGGCGCGGCGGGGACCGACTTTGCCGTGCCGTTTGGGCCGGTCAATCAGGCATTGGAACATATTTTTGCGGGTGAATCCGCTGTGCTGTTGTCGGCCTTGCGCGGAAGGCGGCGGGGTTATGCCCGGGGCGCCAGTCTGTTGGCCGTGCTCGAGCGTTTACCGGGAGAAATACAGGCCCGCGGCAAACCGGTGTCGTTAGAGCGGGATTACTATGATCCCGAGCGAAACGTTTATGTCAATTAA